A DNA window from Gasterosteus aculeatus chromosome 16, fGasAcu3.hap1.1, whole genome shotgun sequence contains the following coding sequences:
- the LOC120833783 gene encoding uncharacterized protein LOC120833783 isoform X3, whose product MTSLLWMLALLPPALTVSELPKPVNDIITSSHFTHMLTWEPGPGSPPGVCYNVTVRTSTGTSWVPVVGCQHVQHPLVCNLTEAFSERYKVYRSRVTALLDAQESQPVIQREFKPIRDTLLDLPLLTVTPCGPDMCVELQPPVERLRDIYDSLQYKLLMSNDADKFQVVQQTTSLRRRIFKNLASGKWYCVSVCFSPGVVQRESNYSRPVCASTPGHYTADPWISSALCVLVVLVVVSGALWVYTRSTCRIDLPSVLKSIRHLQEALVIPSYSKSCILNVEPTSPSSGDKRNCQTSDESDGESVTGSTAGSSGGQYKMRLGNNLLSSSSASSSSSLSDLSSPEPNPLTSIGGQSPHTARPSDSAPTSQTVSGSEGLIPADEEDRKLVREVGDHEVDLDTITLGRLAEEVEQVEKLHHDWEVTESEVCNPISALPSLTRGTKEVAIGTVFCPLDDEEEEEGEEYDNDEQFGYMRRPWRGFWGNRNSAVHTVAALVYQPPSAPDSLTFSIKP is encoded by the exons ATGACGTCTCTCCTCTGGATGCTGGCGTTGCTGCCTCCGGCCCTAACAG TGAGTGAGCTCCCAAAGCCCGTCAATGACATCATAACCTCGAGCCACTTCACTCACATGCTGACATGGGAGCCTGGACCGGGATCACCACCGGGAGTCTGCTACAATGTCACAGTGCGCACATCAAC GGGGACGTCCTGGGTGCCAGTGGTCGGCTGTCAGCATGTGCAGCATCCACTGGTGTGCAACCTGACAGAGGCCTTCTCTGAGCGCTACAAGGTGTACCGTAGCAGGGTCACAGCACTGTTGGATGCACAGGAATCACAACCAGTCATCCAACGGGAATTTAAACCCATCAGAGATA CTCTCCTGGATCTGCCGCTGCTGACTGTGACACCGTGTGGCCCAGATATGTGCGTGGAACTCCAGCCGCCCGTGGAGCGCCTGAGGGACATCTATGATTCTCTCCAATACAAACTTCTTATGAGCAACGATGCAGACAAGTTCCAG GTCGTTCAGCAGACCACGTCTTTGAGAAGACGCATTTTTAAGAACTTGGCCTCGGGCAAATGGTACTGTGTGTCGGTGTGCTTCTCACCAGGTGTGGTGCAGCGGGAGTCCAACTACAGCCGGCCTGTTTGTGCTTCTACGCCCGGCCACTACACAGCAG ACCCCTGGATATCATCAGCGTTGTGCGTGTTGGTGGTGTTGGTTGTGGTCTCTGGGGCCCTGTGGGTCTATACTCGCTCCACCTGTCGGATCGACCTGCCATCGGTCCTG AAATCCATCCGTCACCTTCAAGAGGCTCTAGTCATTCCATCCTACAGCAAGTCGTGCATCCTGAATGTTGAACCAACTTCGCCCTCTTCAGGTGACAAGAGGAACTGCCAGACATCCGATGAGAGCGACGGGGAAAGTGTCACTGGAAGCACTGCTGGGAGCAGTGGAGGACAGTACAAAATGCGACTGGGCAATaacctcctctcttcctcctcggcttcatcttcatcgtctTTGTCAGATCTTTCATCCCCGGAGCCCAATCCCTTGACTTCCATTGGTGGACAGAGTCCACACACAGCCCGCCCCTCTGATTCTGCACCCACATCACAAACAGTCAGTGGCTCTGAAGGACTAATCCCAGCAGACGAGGAGGACAGGAAGTTGGTGAGAGAGGTGGGCGACCATGAGGTGGACCTGGACACGATAACTCTTGGCAGGCTCGCAGAGgaagtggagcaggtggagaaaCTCCATCATGACTGGGAGGTGACGGAGTCAGAGGTTTGCAATCCCATTTCAGCCCTGCCCTCACTCACAAGAGGCACCAAGGAAGTTGCCATAGGAACCGTTTTCTGCCCTttagatgatgaagaggaggaggagggagaagagtaCGACAACGACGAGCAGTTTGGATATATGCGGCGTCCAT GGAGGGGCTTCTGGGGAAACAGAAACTCAGCTGTGCACACGGTAGCAGCGTTGGTTTACCAACCCCCATCTGCCCCAGACAGCCTCACCTTCAGCATCAAGCCGTAG
- the LOC120833783 gene encoding uncharacterized protein LOC120833783 isoform X1 has protein sequence MTSLLWMLALLPPALTGQRPGESLKNQSVKAVSELPKPVNDIITSSHFTHMLTWEPGPGSPPGVCYNVTVRTSTGTSWVPVVGCQHVQHPLVCNLTEAFSERYKVYRSRVTALLDAQESQPVIQREFKPIRDTLLDLPLLTVTPCGPDMCVELQPPVERLRDIYDSLQYKLLMSNDADKFQVVQQTTSLRRRIFKNLASGKWYCVSVCFSPGVVQRESNYSRPVCASTPGHYTADPWISSALCVLVVLVVVSGALWVYTRSTCRIDLPSVLKSIRHLQEALVIPSYSKSCILNVEPTSPSSGDKRNCQTSDESDGESVTGSTAGSSGGQYKMRLGNNLLSSSSASSSSSLSDLSSPEPNPLTSIGGQSPHTARPSDSAPTSQTVSGSEGLIPADEEDRKLVREVGDHEVDLDTITLGRLAEEVEQVEKLHHDWEVTESEVCNPISALPSLTRGTKEVAIGTVFCPLDDEEEEEGEEYDNDEQFGYMRRPWRGFWGNRNSAVHTVAALVYQPPSAPDSLTFSIKP, from the exons ATGACGTCTCTCCTCTGGATGCTGGCGTTGCTGCCTCCGGCCCTAACAGGTCAGCGCCCAGGCGAGAGTTTGAAAAACCAAAGTGTAAAAG CAGTGAGTGAGCTCCCAAAGCCCGTCAATGACATCATAACCTCGAGCCACTTCACTCACATGCTGACATGGGAGCCTGGACCGGGATCACCACCGGGAGTCTGCTACAATGTCACAGTGCGCACATCAAC GGGGACGTCCTGGGTGCCAGTGGTCGGCTGTCAGCATGTGCAGCATCCACTGGTGTGCAACCTGACAGAGGCCTTCTCTGAGCGCTACAAGGTGTACCGTAGCAGGGTCACAGCACTGTTGGATGCACAGGAATCACAACCAGTCATCCAACGGGAATTTAAACCCATCAGAGATA CTCTCCTGGATCTGCCGCTGCTGACTGTGACACCGTGTGGCCCAGATATGTGCGTGGAACTCCAGCCGCCCGTGGAGCGCCTGAGGGACATCTATGATTCTCTCCAATACAAACTTCTTATGAGCAACGATGCAGACAAGTTCCAG GTCGTTCAGCAGACCACGTCTTTGAGAAGACGCATTTTTAAGAACTTGGCCTCGGGCAAATGGTACTGTGTGTCGGTGTGCTTCTCACCAGGTGTGGTGCAGCGGGAGTCCAACTACAGCCGGCCTGTTTGTGCTTCTACGCCCGGCCACTACACAGCAG ACCCCTGGATATCATCAGCGTTGTGCGTGTTGGTGGTGTTGGTTGTGGTCTCTGGGGCCCTGTGGGTCTATACTCGCTCCACCTGTCGGATCGACCTGCCATCGGTCCTG AAATCCATCCGTCACCTTCAAGAGGCTCTAGTCATTCCATCCTACAGCAAGTCGTGCATCCTGAATGTTGAACCAACTTCGCCCTCTTCAGGTGACAAGAGGAACTGCCAGACATCCGATGAGAGCGACGGGGAAAGTGTCACTGGAAGCACTGCTGGGAGCAGTGGAGGACAGTACAAAATGCGACTGGGCAATaacctcctctcttcctcctcggcttcatcttcatcgtctTTGTCAGATCTTTCATCCCCGGAGCCCAATCCCTTGACTTCCATTGGTGGACAGAGTCCACACACAGCCCGCCCCTCTGATTCTGCACCCACATCACAAACAGTCAGTGGCTCTGAAGGACTAATCCCAGCAGACGAGGAGGACAGGAAGTTGGTGAGAGAGGTGGGCGACCATGAGGTGGACCTGGACACGATAACTCTTGGCAGGCTCGCAGAGgaagtggagcaggtggagaaaCTCCATCATGACTGGGAGGTGACGGAGTCAGAGGTTTGCAATCCCATTTCAGCCCTGCCCTCACTCACAAGAGGCACCAAGGAAGTTGCCATAGGAACCGTTTTCTGCCCTttagatgatgaagaggaggaggagggagaagagtaCGACAACGACGAGCAGTTTGGATATATGCGGCGTCCAT GGAGGGGCTTCTGGGGAAACAGAAACTCAGCTGTGCACACGGTAGCAGCGTTGGTTTACCAACCCCCATCTGCCCCAGACAGCCTCACCTTCAGCATCAAGCCGTAG
- the LOC120833783 gene encoding uncharacterized protein LOC120833783 isoform X2 yields the protein MTSLLWMLALLPPALTAVSELPKPVNDIITSSHFTHMLTWEPGPGSPPGVCYNVTVRTSTGTSWVPVVGCQHVQHPLVCNLTEAFSERYKVYRSRVTALLDAQESQPVIQREFKPIRDTLLDLPLLTVTPCGPDMCVELQPPVERLRDIYDSLQYKLLMSNDADKFQVVQQTTSLRRRIFKNLASGKWYCVSVCFSPGVVQRESNYSRPVCASTPGHYTADPWISSALCVLVVLVVVSGALWVYTRSTCRIDLPSVLKSIRHLQEALVIPSYSKSCILNVEPTSPSSGDKRNCQTSDESDGESVTGSTAGSSGGQYKMRLGNNLLSSSSASSSSSLSDLSSPEPNPLTSIGGQSPHTARPSDSAPTSQTVSGSEGLIPADEEDRKLVREVGDHEVDLDTITLGRLAEEVEQVEKLHHDWEVTESEVCNPISALPSLTRGTKEVAIGTVFCPLDDEEEEEGEEYDNDEQFGYMRRPWRGFWGNRNSAVHTVAALVYQPPSAPDSLTFSIKP from the exons ATGACGTCTCTCCTCTGGATGCTGGCGTTGCTGCCTCCGGCCCTAACAG CAGTGAGTGAGCTCCCAAAGCCCGTCAATGACATCATAACCTCGAGCCACTTCACTCACATGCTGACATGGGAGCCTGGACCGGGATCACCACCGGGAGTCTGCTACAATGTCACAGTGCGCACATCAAC GGGGACGTCCTGGGTGCCAGTGGTCGGCTGTCAGCATGTGCAGCATCCACTGGTGTGCAACCTGACAGAGGCCTTCTCTGAGCGCTACAAGGTGTACCGTAGCAGGGTCACAGCACTGTTGGATGCACAGGAATCACAACCAGTCATCCAACGGGAATTTAAACCCATCAGAGATA CTCTCCTGGATCTGCCGCTGCTGACTGTGACACCGTGTGGCCCAGATATGTGCGTGGAACTCCAGCCGCCCGTGGAGCGCCTGAGGGACATCTATGATTCTCTCCAATACAAACTTCTTATGAGCAACGATGCAGACAAGTTCCAG GTCGTTCAGCAGACCACGTCTTTGAGAAGACGCATTTTTAAGAACTTGGCCTCGGGCAAATGGTACTGTGTGTCGGTGTGCTTCTCACCAGGTGTGGTGCAGCGGGAGTCCAACTACAGCCGGCCTGTTTGTGCTTCTACGCCCGGCCACTACACAGCAG ACCCCTGGATATCATCAGCGTTGTGCGTGTTGGTGGTGTTGGTTGTGGTCTCTGGGGCCCTGTGGGTCTATACTCGCTCCACCTGTCGGATCGACCTGCCATCGGTCCTG AAATCCATCCGTCACCTTCAAGAGGCTCTAGTCATTCCATCCTACAGCAAGTCGTGCATCCTGAATGTTGAACCAACTTCGCCCTCTTCAGGTGACAAGAGGAACTGCCAGACATCCGATGAGAGCGACGGGGAAAGTGTCACTGGAAGCACTGCTGGGAGCAGTGGAGGACAGTACAAAATGCGACTGGGCAATaacctcctctcttcctcctcggcttcatcttcatcgtctTTGTCAGATCTTTCATCCCCGGAGCCCAATCCCTTGACTTCCATTGGTGGACAGAGTCCACACACAGCCCGCCCCTCTGATTCTGCACCCACATCACAAACAGTCAGTGGCTCTGAAGGACTAATCCCAGCAGACGAGGAGGACAGGAAGTTGGTGAGAGAGGTGGGCGACCATGAGGTGGACCTGGACACGATAACTCTTGGCAGGCTCGCAGAGgaagtggagcaggtggagaaaCTCCATCATGACTGGGAGGTGACGGAGTCAGAGGTTTGCAATCCCATTTCAGCCCTGCCCTCACTCACAAGAGGCACCAAGGAAGTTGCCATAGGAACCGTTTTCTGCCCTttagatgatgaagaggaggaggagggagaagagtaCGACAACGACGAGCAGTTTGGATATATGCGGCGTCCAT GGAGGGGCTTCTGGGGAAACAGAAACTCAGCTGTGCACACGGTAGCAGCGTTGGTTTACCAACCCCCATCTGCCCCAGACAGCCTCACCTTCAGCATCAAGCCGTAG
- the LOC120833783 gene encoding uncharacterized protein LOC120833783 isoform X4: MTSLLWMLALLPPALTGQRPGESLKNQSVKAVSELPKPVNDIITSSHFTHMLTWEPGPGSPPGVCYNVTVRTSTGTSWVPVVGCQHVQHPLVCNLTEAFSERYKVYRSRVTALLDAQESQPVIQREFKPIRDTLLDLPLLTVTPCGPDMCVELQPPVERLRDIYDSLQYKLLMSNDADKFQVVQQTTSLRRRIFKNLASGKWYCVSVCFSPGVVQRESNYSRPVCASTPGHYTADPWISSALCVLVVLVVVSGALWVYTRSTCRIDLPSVLKSIRHLQEALVIPSYSKSCILNVEPTSPSSGDKRNCQTSDESDGESVTGSTAGSSGGQYKMRLGNNLLSSSSASSSSSLSDLSSPEPNPLTSIGGQSPHTARPSDSAPTSQTVSGSEGLIPADEEDRKLVREVGDHEVDLDTITLGRLAEEVEQVEKLHHDWEVTESEVCNPISALPSLTRGTKEVAIGTVFCPLDDEEEEEGEEYDNDEQFGYMRRPSVNR; this comes from the exons ATGACGTCTCTCCTCTGGATGCTGGCGTTGCTGCCTCCGGCCCTAACAGGTCAGCGCCCAGGCGAGAGTTTGAAAAACCAAAGTGTAAAAG CAGTGAGTGAGCTCCCAAAGCCCGTCAATGACATCATAACCTCGAGCCACTTCACTCACATGCTGACATGGGAGCCTGGACCGGGATCACCACCGGGAGTCTGCTACAATGTCACAGTGCGCACATCAAC GGGGACGTCCTGGGTGCCAGTGGTCGGCTGTCAGCATGTGCAGCATCCACTGGTGTGCAACCTGACAGAGGCCTTCTCTGAGCGCTACAAGGTGTACCGTAGCAGGGTCACAGCACTGTTGGATGCACAGGAATCACAACCAGTCATCCAACGGGAATTTAAACCCATCAGAGATA CTCTCCTGGATCTGCCGCTGCTGACTGTGACACCGTGTGGCCCAGATATGTGCGTGGAACTCCAGCCGCCCGTGGAGCGCCTGAGGGACATCTATGATTCTCTCCAATACAAACTTCTTATGAGCAACGATGCAGACAAGTTCCAG GTCGTTCAGCAGACCACGTCTTTGAGAAGACGCATTTTTAAGAACTTGGCCTCGGGCAAATGGTACTGTGTGTCGGTGTGCTTCTCACCAGGTGTGGTGCAGCGGGAGTCCAACTACAGCCGGCCTGTTTGTGCTTCTACGCCCGGCCACTACACAGCAG ACCCCTGGATATCATCAGCGTTGTGCGTGTTGGTGGTGTTGGTTGTGGTCTCTGGGGCCCTGTGGGTCTATACTCGCTCCACCTGTCGGATCGACCTGCCATCGGTCCTG AAATCCATCCGTCACCTTCAAGAGGCTCTAGTCATTCCATCCTACAGCAAGTCGTGCATCCTGAATGTTGAACCAACTTCGCCCTCTTCAGGTGACAAGAGGAACTGCCAGACATCCGATGAGAGCGACGGGGAAAGTGTCACTGGAAGCACTGCTGGGAGCAGTGGAGGACAGTACAAAATGCGACTGGGCAATaacctcctctcttcctcctcggcttcatcttcatcgtctTTGTCAGATCTTTCATCCCCGGAGCCCAATCCCTTGACTTCCATTGGTGGACAGAGTCCACACACAGCCCGCCCCTCTGATTCTGCACCCACATCACAAACAGTCAGTGGCTCTGAAGGACTAATCCCAGCAGACGAGGAGGACAGGAAGTTGGTGAGAGAGGTGGGCGACCATGAGGTGGACCTGGACACGATAACTCTTGGCAGGCTCGCAGAGgaagtggagcaggtggagaaaCTCCATCATGACTGGGAGGTGACGGAGTCAGAGGTTTGCAATCCCATTTCAGCCCTGCCCTCACTCACAAGAGGCACCAAGGAAGTTGCCATAGGAACCGTTTTCTGCCCTttagatgatgaagaggaggaggagggagaagagtaCGACAACGACGAGCAGTTTGGATATATGCGGCGTCCAT CAGTAAACAGATAA
- the LOC120833783 gene encoding interferon alpha/beta receptor 2 isoform X6, which produces MTSLLWMLALLPPALTVSELPKPVNDIITSSHFTHMLTWEPGPGSPPGVCYNVTVRTSTGTSWVPVVGCQHVQHPLVCNLTEAFSERYKVYRSRVTALLDAQESQPVIQREFKPIRDTLLDLPLLTVTPCGPDMCVELQPPVERLRDIYDSLQYKLLMSNDADKFQVVQQTTSLRRRIFKNLASGKWYCVSVCFSPGVVQRESNYSRPVCASTPGHYTADPWISSALCVLVVLVVVSGALWVYTRSTCRIDLPSVLKSIRHLQEALVIPSYSKSCILNVEPTSPSSGDKRNCQTSDESDGESVTGSTAGSSGGQYKMRLGNNLLSSSSASSSSSLSDLSSPEPNPLTSIGGQSPHTARPSDSAPTSQTVSGSEGLIPADEEDRKLVREVGDHEVDLDTITLGRLAEEVEQVEKLHHDWEVTESEVCNPISALPSLTRGTKEVAIGTVFCPLDDEEEEEGEEYDNDEQFGYMRRPCKFQN; this is translated from the exons ATGACGTCTCTCCTCTGGATGCTGGCGTTGCTGCCTCCGGCCCTAACAG TGAGTGAGCTCCCAAAGCCCGTCAATGACATCATAACCTCGAGCCACTTCACTCACATGCTGACATGGGAGCCTGGACCGGGATCACCACCGGGAGTCTGCTACAATGTCACAGTGCGCACATCAAC GGGGACGTCCTGGGTGCCAGTGGTCGGCTGTCAGCATGTGCAGCATCCACTGGTGTGCAACCTGACAGAGGCCTTCTCTGAGCGCTACAAGGTGTACCGTAGCAGGGTCACAGCACTGTTGGATGCACAGGAATCACAACCAGTCATCCAACGGGAATTTAAACCCATCAGAGATA CTCTCCTGGATCTGCCGCTGCTGACTGTGACACCGTGTGGCCCAGATATGTGCGTGGAACTCCAGCCGCCCGTGGAGCGCCTGAGGGACATCTATGATTCTCTCCAATACAAACTTCTTATGAGCAACGATGCAGACAAGTTCCAG GTCGTTCAGCAGACCACGTCTTTGAGAAGACGCATTTTTAAGAACTTGGCCTCGGGCAAATGGTACTGTGTGTCGGTGTGCTTCTCACCAGGTGTGGTGCAGCGGGAGTCCAACTACAGCCGGCCTGTTTGTGCTTCTACGCCCGGCCACTACACAGCAG ACCCCTGGATATCATCAGCGTTGTGCGTGTTGGTGGTGTTGGTTGTGGTCTCTGGGGCCCTGTGGGTCTATACTCGCTCCACCTGTCGGATCGACCTGCCATCGGTCCTG AAATCCATCCGTCACCTTCAAGAGGCTCTAGTCATTCCATCCTACAGCAAGTCGTGCATCCTGAATGTTGAACCAACTTCGCCCTCTTCAGGTGACAAGAGGAACTGCCAGACATCCGATGAGAGCGACGGGGAAAGTGTCACTGGAAGCACTGCTGGGAGCAGTGGAGGACAGTACAAAATGCGACTGGGCAATaacctcctctcttcctcctcggcttcatcttcatcgtctTTGTCAGATCTTTCATCCCCGGAGCCCAATCCCTTGACTTCCATTGGTGGACAGAGTCCACACACAGCCCGCCCCTCTGATTCTGCACCCACATCACAAACAGTCAGTGGCTCTGAAGGACTAATCCCAGCAGACGAGGAGGACAGGAAGTTGGTGAGAGAGGTGGGCGACCATGAGGTGGACCTGGACACGATAACTCTTGGCAGGCTCGCAGAGgaagtggagcaggtggagaaaCTCCATCATGACTGGGAGGTGACGGAGTCAGAGGTTTGCAATCCCATTTCAGCCCTGCCCTCACTCACAAGAGGCACCAAGGAAGTTGCCATAGGAACCGTTTTCTGCCCTttagatgatgaagaggaggaggagggagaagagtaCGACAACGACGAGCAGTTTGGATATATGCGGCGTCCATGTAAGTTTCAAAACTGA
- the LOC120833783 gene encoding interferon alpha/beta receptor 2 isoform X5 gives MTSLLWMLALLPPALTAVSELPKPVNDIITSSHFTHMLTWEPGPGSPPGVCYNVTVRTSTGTSWVPVVGCQHVQHPLVCNLTEAFSERYKVYRSRVTALLDAQESQPVIQREFKPIRDTLLDLPLLTVTPCGPDMCVELQPPVERLRDIYDSLQYKLLMSNDADKFQVVQQTTSLRRRIFKNLASGKWYCVSVCFSPGVVQRESNYSRPVCASTPGHYTADPWISSALCVLVVLVVVSGALWVYTRSTCRIDLPSVLKSIRHLQEALVIPSYSKSCILNVEPTSPSSGDKRNCQTSDESDGESVTGSTAGSSGGQYKMRLGNNLLSSSSASSSSSLSDLSSPEPNPLTSIGGQSPHTARPSDSAPTSQTVSGSEGLIPADEEDRKLVREVGDHEVDLDTITLGRLAEEVEQVEKLHHDWEVTESEVCNPISALPSLTRGTKEVAIGTVFCPLDDEEEEEGEEYDNDEQFGYMRRPCKFQN, from the exons ATGACGTCTCTCCTCTGGATGCTGGCGTTGCTGCCTCCGGCCCTAACAG CAGTGAGTGAGCTCCCAAAGCCCGTCAATGACATCATAACCTCGAGCCACTTCACTCACATGCTGACATGGGAGCCTGGACCGGGATCACCACCGGGAGTCTGCTACAATGTCACAGTGCGCACATCAAC GGGGACGTCCTGGGTGCCAGTGGTCGGCTGTCAGCATGTGCAGCATCCACTGGTGTGCAACCTGACAGAGGCCTTCTCTGAGCGCTACAAGGTGTACCGTAGCAGGGTCACAGCACTGTTGGATGCACAGGAATCACAACCAGTCATCCAACGGGAATTTAAACCCATCAGAGATA CTCTCCTGGATCTGCCGCTGCTGACTGTGACACCGTGTGGCCCAGATATGTGCGTGGAACTCCAGCCGCCCGTGGAGCGCCTGAGGGACATCTATGATTCTCTCCAATACAAACTTCTTATGAGCAACGATGCAGACAAGTTCCAG GTCGTTCAGCAGACCACGTCTTTGAGAAGACGCATTTTTAAGAACTTGGCCTCGGGCAAATGGTACTGTGTGTCGGTGTGCTTCTCACCAGGTGTGGTGCAGCGGGAGTCCAACTACAGCCGGCCTGTTTGTGCTTCTACGCCCGGCCACTACACAGCAG ACCCCTGGATATCATCAGCGTTGTGCGTGTTGGTGGTGTTGGTTGTGGTCTCTGGGGCCCTGTGGGTCTATACTCGCTCCACCTGTCGGATCGACCTGCCATCGGTCCTG AAATCCATCCGTCACCTTCAAGAGGCTCTAGTCATTCCATCCTACAGCAAGTCGTGCATCCTGAATGTTGAACCAACTTCGCCCTCTTCAGGTGACAAGAGGAACTGCCAGACATCCGATGAGAGCGACGGGGAAAGTGTCACTGGAAGCACTGCTGGGAGCAGTGGAGGACAGTACAAAATGCGACTGGGCAATaacctcctctcttcctcctcggcttcatcttcatcgtctTTGTCAGATCTTTCATCCCCGGAGCCCAATCCCTTGACTTCCATTGGTGGACAGAGTCCACACACAGCCCGCCCCTCTGATTCTGCACCCACATCACAAACAGTCAGTGGCTCTGAAGGACTAATCCCAGCAGACGAGGAGGACAGGAAGTTGGTGAGAGAGGTGGGCGACCATGAGGTGGACCTGGACACGATAACTCTTGGCAGGCTCGCAGAGgaagtggagcaggtggagaaaCTCCATCATGACTGGGAGGTGACGGAGTCAGAGGTTTGCAATCCCATTTCAGCCCTGCCCTCACTCACAAGAGGCACCAAGGAAGTTGCCATAGGAACCGTTTTCTGCCCTttagatgatgaagaggaggaggagggagaagagtaCGACAACGACGAGCAGTTTGGATATATGCGGCGTCCATGTAAGTTTCAAAACTGA